Proteins found in one Dehalococcoidales bacterium genomic segment:
- the priA gene encoding primosomal protein N' — MSYAEVCVNSPIYYNQTFSYSIPDGMEISPGQAVWVPFGSKTLQGIVISVGKIPAVNETRDINRAAEPPLILSPQQLELARRISEYYLCPLFDALATMLPPGFERRTITYLQFADDIDIDTVSNLTKPQTEAVNFLKKQDQTPVKELEKLLGIRLARTVIGQLAARNLINKKYETAPVRIKPKKELIAEPAVDKVTAQEEIRRLYAGRAVRQAQILEFLTETGSATLAEIRKQTNCQTEAIKTLAQKGLIRIQESDVKRQPFSYNDIQQSAPLKLTTRQQIAFEAIRESLVKPESNTFLLHGVTGSGKTEVYMHAIAEAIKLGKRAIVLVPEIALTPQAIERFASRFPYRVAVMHSKLSLGEQFDQWHQIQNGEFDVVIGARSAIFAPQPQIGLIIIDEEHEWTYKQDNSPRYHTRDVALEIAKQFQATVVLGSATPDVTSYFKALNGKYKLLEMPERVTPNEGSPLPKVEVVDLREELKAGNSGIFSRLLVSEINNALEKREQVILFFNRRGTNTFVQCRDCGKILQCPHCNVSLNYHSYGDSLLCHQCNYRKQPPKTCPVCGSTRIKYLGLGTQKLEQETKIVFPNAKTLRWDSDSTKKKDAHKDILESFKNRKADILIGTQMVAKGLDLPNVTLVGVIIADTGLNLPDFRAGERTFQLISQVAGRAGRGEAEGKVVIQTYTPEHYAIQATVNHDYKAFYDQEIEYRRELKNPPFSDLIKMTYTHVNDTICAREAGQMKKQLLLETEASGMFGIDILGPAPAFIQRLRGRYRWQIILRGRKLHALLSKVDIPQGWIIDVDPLGML, encoded by the coding sequence TTGTCTTACGCCGAAGTCTGTGTTAATTCACCGATCTACTACAATCAAACGTTCAGCTATTCTATTCCCGACGGGATGGAGATTTCTCCGGGGCAAGCCGTTTGGGTTCCTTTCGGCAGTAAAACACTGCAAGGCATAGTTATTTCAGTCGGTAAAATTCCCGCCGTTAACGAAACCCGTGATATCAACAGAGCGGCAGAACCGCCTCTAATACTTTCGCCCCAACAATTGGAACTTGCCCGCCGGATTAGCGAGTACTATCTTTGCCCCCTTTTTGACGCGCTGGCTACAATGCTGCCCCCCGGCTTTGAACGAAGAACAATTACCTATCTCCAATTTGCCGACGATATTGATATTGATACCGTCTCAAACCTTACCAAACCGCAAACGGAAGCTGTTAATTTTTTAAAGAAACAAGACCAAACACCGGTTAAGGAACTTGAAAAATTGCTTGGGATTAGGCTCGCGCGCACGGTTATCGGGCAGTTGGCGGCACGTAATTTAATTAACAAGAAATACGAAACGGCACCGGTAAGAATAAAACCCAAAAAAGAGCTGATTGCCGAACCGGCGGTTGATAAAGTAACCGCCCAGGAAGAGATACGGCGTTTGTACGCCGGCAGAGCCGTCAGGCAAGCCCAAATCCTTGAATTTTTAACGGAAACCGGCAGCGCAACACTGGCGGAAATACGCAAGCAAACCAATTGCCAAACCGAAGCAATCAAAACCTTGGCGCAAAAAGGTCTTATTCGGATTCAGGAATCGGATGTTAAACGGCAGCCGTTTTCATATAACGATATCCAACAATCCGCACCGTTAAAACTGACAACGCGGCAACAAATTGCTTTTGAGGCAATCCGCGAGAGCCTTGTTAAACCTGAAAGCAATACGTTTTTACTGCACGGAGTAACCGGCAGCGGTAAAACAGAGGTTTACATGCATGCGATTGCCGAGGCGATTAAGCTGGGGAAACGGGCGATAGTACTGGTTCCCGAAATTGCGCTAACCCCGCAAGCAATTGAAAGGTTTGCTTCACGTTTCCCCTACCGTGTCGCTGTTATGCACAGTAAACTTTCACTGGGCGAACAATTTGACCAATGGCACCAAATCCAAAACGGTGAGTTTGATGTTGTAATCGGGGCGCGCAGCGCAATATTTGCCCCGCAACCACAAATAGGCCTGATTATTATAGATGAGGAGCATGAGTGGACCTACAAACAAGATAACTCGCCGCGCTATCATACCAGAGATGTTGCCTTAGAAATTGCCAAACAGTTTCAAGCAACCGTAGTTTTGGGCAGTGCCACCCCCGATGTAACCTCATATTTTAAGGCCTTAAACGGAAAGTACAAGCTTTTAGAGATGCCGGAAAGGGTCACCCCCAACGAGGGTTCTCCACTGCCAAAGGTTGAGGTTGTTGATTTAAGAGAAGAGTTAAAAGCCGGTAACAGCGGCATATTCAGCCGCCTTTTGGTATCCGAAATAAATAACGCACTCGAAAAACGGGAGCAGGTTATTCTCTTTTTTAACCGCCGCGGTACAAATACCTTTGTGCAATGCCGCGATTGCGGTAAAATCCTTCAATGCCCCCACTGTAATGTCAGCTTAAATTATCACTCATACGGCGATTCCCTGCTTTGCCACCAATGCAATTACAGAAAACAACCACCCAAGACCTGCCCGGTGTGCGGCAGTACGCGAATCAAATACTTGGGGCTGGGAACACAGAAATTGGAACAGGAAACAAAAATTGTTTTCCCCAATGCCAAAACCCTGCGCTGGGATAGCGACAGCACCAAAAAGAAAGACGCTCATAAAGATATCTTGGAGAGTTTTAAAAACCGTAAGGCCGATATTTTAATCGGTACGCAAATGGTCGCTAAAGGATTGGATTTACCGAACGTGACACTGGTCGGCGTTATAATTGCCGATACAGGATTGAATTTACCTGATTTCAGGGCCGGGGAAAGAACCTTTCAATTAATCTCGCAAGTGGCGGGGCGCGCCGGACGCGGTGAAGCAGAGGGAAAGGTTGTTATTCAAACCTATACCCCCGAACACTATGCCATACAGGCCACCGTAAACCACGACTATAAAGCCTTTTATGACCAAGAAATAGAATACAGAAGAGAACTCAAAAACCCGCCTTTTTCCGATTTAATCAAGATGACCTATACCCATGTTAACGACACGATTTGTGCCAGAGAAGCCGGGCAAATGAAAAAACAGCTCCTTTTGGAAACAGAGGCTTCCGGAATGTTCGGGATTGATATTTTAGGACCGGCCCCCGCCTTTATTCAAAGGCTGCGCGGCAGATATCGTTGGCAAATAATATTAAGGGGACGCAAACTGCATGCTCTACTTTCAAAAGTAGACATTCCCCAAGGCTGGATTATCGACGTTGACCCGCTGGGAATGCTTTAG
- the rplS gene encoding 50S ribosomal protein L19: MNVKSLIEEIKHNPDIPELAPGDTVKVHNRIKEGDKERIQIFTGLVIKICRKADGGSFTVRRVTHGVGVERTFQFLSPLVAKVEVTRHGRVRRAKLYYLRNLSGKAARIKERRVQ, from the coding sequence ATGAATGTTAAATCACTAATTGAAGAAATTAAACACAACCCGGATATTCCCGAGTTGGCTCCCGGTGATACCGTCAAAGTACATAACCGTATCAAGGAAGGCGACAAGGAACGTATCCAGATATTTACGGGCCTGGTTATCAAAATATGCCGCAAAGCCGATGGCGGCAGCTTTACCGTCAGACGTGTAACGCACGGTGTCGGGGTGGAAAGAACCTTCCAGTTCTTATCTCCTCTGGTTGCCAAGGTTGAGGTTACACGGCACGGAAGAGTGCGAAGAGCCAAGTTGTACTATCTGCGCAACTTAAGCGGTAAAGCCGCCCGTATCAAAGAAAGACGCGTACAATAA
- the trmD gene encoding tRNA (guanosine(37)-N1)-methyltransferase TrmD, giving the protein MRIDIMTLFPQMFEDFAATGIFKRAVSNQIIDFNVWNIRDYTYDKHHVTDDYPYGGGAGMVMKPEPIFEAVENIIGAEDKNKKLSIIVTTPRGRLFSQEIAKELAEYDRLIIICGHYEGIDERVHTNLATDEISIGDYVLSGGEPAALVIVDAVTRLIPGVLGSEESAKDDSHSDGLLEYPQYTRPAVFKGLEVPEILLSGNHGEIAKWRREQSILKTAKRRPELLNKAGIDPAEPLKIKEKAKKPPKKEWK; this is encoded by the coding sequence TTGAGAATCGACATAATGACGCTTTTCCCTCAAATGTTTGAAGATTTTGCGGCAACAGGGATATTTAAACGCGCCGTTAGCAACCAAATAATTGATTTTAACGTTTGGAATATCCGCGATTACACCTATGACAAACACCATGTTACGGACGACTACCCTTACGGGGGAGGCGCCGGTATGGTAATGAAGCCGGAGCCGATTTTCGAAGCGGTTGAAAATATTATCGGGGCGGAAGATAAAAATAAAAAGCTATCAATAATAGTAACCACCCCCCGAGGGCGGCTTTTTTCGCAGGAAATTGCCAAGGAGCTGGCCGAATACGACCGGCTGATTATAATCTGCGGACATTACGAAGGGATTGACGAGCGCGTACACACCAACCTGGCAACCGACGAAATCAGTATCGGGGATTATGTTTTAAGCGGCGGAGAACCGGCGGCCTTGGTAATTGTAGACGCGGTAACCAGGCTTATCCCCGGTGTGCTCGGTTCCGAGGAATCCGCTAAAGACGATTCCCATTCCGACGGGTTATTGGAATACCCGCAATATACCAGACCGGCTGTTTTTAAGGGTTTGGAAGTCCCCGAAATATTACTTTCAGGAAATCACGGCGAGATTGCCAAGTGGCGCCGCGAACAATCAATCTTAAAAACCGCCAAGCGGCGTCCCGAACTGCTGAACAAAGCCGGAATCGACCCCGCCGAACCGTTAAAAATAAAAGAAAAAGCGAAAAAACCACCCAAAAAAGAGTGGAAATAA